A portion of the Verrucomicrobiia bacterium genome contains these proteins:
- a CDS encoding tetratricopeptide repeat protein has product MRLMRAAGWGMAFVLFAVFSSFAAQPDPAAQAAFDKKDYKTSIQILEEQTRKNPNDAEVLALLGSAHRQLGDLAKSEEVLKKAYGLKGKDPQVLLEYGNTLLALKKFKEAEEIFQKGVSTNKRTDEFYNGLGLAQFGQGAGNKAELSFRQAIQKNPNAAAYHKNLGDVNMASQIYSIAADAYQRALKLDSANVEVRHLLARAYILNKSYNEAVAELGTVLKLDPAYAKAYQDLGKLYIFSAKNSGDSSHYQKAVEALSKYTQLDPKNAEAFLDLARAQIAVKNAQGAREAARQALAIDSALCEAYIISGQALQDTQKDTASLNAVLADYNRYEACLTRNPEFKWSGRDYEFFIRRGRANRSLSDSVHYALALADFKKVLEFLPNNTAILLDIGLTHYYLKNYPAADSAFSRRLAADSTSPAAVNVYFYHGYVLSQLERHPEAAHAFERVTVLKPDFLGGWKQLGEVRMRLKDYPGALEAYNRVLSKDSNDVDGLKYVGFIYLDQQKQSQALPYLERAWKQVTGKGLKVCEQVDLLTYLAQTYMALKSNSRAKEYFQRCLDCEPNNKGCREGLDYLKGLKGELSSDGDGG; this is encoded by the coding sequence ATGCGATTGATGCGTGCCGCCGGATGGGGAATGGCGTTTGTCCTTTTTGCCGTTTTTTCCTCTTTTGCCGCCCAGCCGGATCCGGCCGCCCAGGCCGCCTTTGACAAGAAGGACTACAAAACCTCCATTCAAATTCTCGAAGAGCAAACCAGGAAAAATCCCAACGACGCGGAGGTGCTGGCGCTTTTGGGGAGCGCCCACCGCCAGCTCGGGGATTTGGCCAAATCGGAGGAGGTGCTCAAGAAGGCCTACGGTTTGAAAGGAAAAGACCCTCAAGTCCTCTTGGAATATGGCAACACGCTATTGGCATTGAAGAAGTTCAAAGAGGCCGAAGAGATTTTTCAAAAAGGGGTTTCCACCAACAAACGGACGGACGAGTTTTACAACGGGCTGGGGCTGGCCCAGTTCGGCCAAGGGGCCGGGAACAAGGCCGAGCTTTCCTTCCGGCAGGCGATTCAGAAAAACCCGAATGCGGCCGCCTATCACAAGAATCTGGGGGACGTCAACATGGCGAGCCAGATTTATTCCATCGCCGCCGACGCCTACCAGCGGGCCTTGAAACTGGACAGCGCCAACGTGGAAGTGCGCCACCTGTTGGCCCGGGCCTACATTCTCAACAAGAGCTACAACGAGGCGGTCGCCGAGCTCGGCACCGTTTTGAAACTGGACCCCGCCTATGCCAAAGCGTATCAGGATTTGGGGAAGCTGTACATTTTTTCGGCCAAAAATTCGGGGGATTCCTCTCATTATCAAAAGGCGGTCGAGGCCTTGTCCAAGTACACGCAACTGGATCCCAAGAACGCCGAGGCATTTCTGGATTTGGCCCGGGCGCAGATCGCCGTGAAGAACGCCCAAGGAGCCCGCGAGGCCGCCCGGCAGGCGTTGGCCATCGATTCGGCTTTGTGCGAGGCCTATATCATTTCCGGGCAGGCCTTGCAGGACACCCAGAAAGATACGGCCAGCCTGAACGCCGTTCTGGCGGACTACAACCGGTACGAAGCCTGCCTGACGCGCAACCCGGAGTTCAAATGGAGCGGCCGGGATTACGAATTTTTCATCCGGCGCGGGCGGGCCAACCGCTCCCTTTCCGATTCCGTTCATTACGCGTTGGCTTTGGCCGATTTTAAAAAGGTTTTGGAGTTTCTTCCCAACAACACGGCGATTCTGCTCGATATCGGTTTGACGCACTACTATTTAAAAAATTATCCCGCTGCCGATTCGGCCTTCAGCAGGAGGCTGGCGGCCGATTCCACCTCGCCAGCAGCCGTGAATGTCTATTTTTACCACGGCTACGTTTTGTCCCAGCTCGAACGGCATCCGGAAGCGGCCCATGCCTTTGAACGGGTCACGGTTCTGAAACCGGACTTTCTGGGGGGATGGAAGCAATTGGGGGAGGTCCGCATGCGGCTCAAGGATTACCCGGGGGCTCTGGAGGCGTACAACCGGGTTTTGTCAAAAGATTCCAACGACGTAGACGGTTTAAAGTATGTCGGCTTTATATATCTTGACCAGCAGAAGCAGAGCCAGGCGCTCCCCTATCTGGAGCGGGCCTGGAAGCAGGTGACCGGCAAGGGGCTCAAGGTGTGCGAGCAGGTGGATTTGCTCACCTATCTGGCCCAGACCTACATGGCTTTGAAATCGAATTCCCGGGCCAAGGAGTATTTTCAGCGCTGTTTGGACTGCGAGCCGAACAACAAGGGGTGCCGGGAAGGGCTGGATTATTTGAAAGGATTAAAGGGTGAACTCTCCTCCGACGGCGATGGCGGATAA